A single window of Strix uralensis isolate ZFMK-TIS-50842 chromosome 28, bStrUra1, whole genome shotgun sequence DNA harbors:
- the KCNIP3 gene encoding calsenilin isoform X2, which yields MGIQGMELCAVAVVILLFIAVLKQFGILEPISVEDSGDVEVELSAVRHQPEGLEQLLAQTKFTKKELQSLYRGFKNECPSGLVDEETFKLIYSQFFPQGDASTYAHFLFDAFDADRNGALCFQDFVIGLSVLLRGTVHQKLKWAFNLYDINKDGYITKEEMLEIMKSIYDMMGRCTHPTLRDSAPAEHVELFFQVRPSPFVPSRRPPNPATGHRPGLSPPLGTGTSLLSPCCSLAEDGQERRRRGDL from the exons ATGGGCATCCAGGGCATGGAGCTGTGCGCCGTGGCCGTGGTCATCCTCCTCTTCATCGCCGTCCTCAAGCAGTTCGGCATCCTGGAGCCCATCTCCGTGGAAG ACAGCGGCGACGTCGAGGTGGAGCTCTCGGCCGTCCGGCACCAACccgaggggctggagcagctgctggcGCAGACCAAGTTCACCAAAAAGGAGCTGCAATCGCTCTACCGCGGCTTCAAGAAC GAGTGTCCCAGCGGCCTCGTGGACGAGGAGACCTTCAAGCTCATCTACTCGCAGTTCTTCCCCCAAGGCG ACGCCAGCACCTACGCGCACTTCTTGTTCGACGCCTTCGACGCCGACCGCAACGGGGCTCTCTGCTTCCAG GATTTTGTCATCGGCCTCTCCGTCTTGCTGCGGGGGACGGTGCACCAGAAGCTGAAGTGGGCTTTCAACCTCTACGATATTAATAAAGACGGCTACATCACCAAGGAG GAAATGCTGGAGATCATGAAGTCCATCTACGACATGATGGGGCGCTGCACCCACCCCACCCTGAGGGACAGCGCGCCCGCCGAGCACGTGGAGCTGTTCTTCCAGGTGAGACCGTCCCCCTTCGTCCCCTCCCGGCGGCCACCAAACCCTGCCACGGGTCACAGGCCGGGGCTGTCACCACCACTGGGGACAGGGACgtccctgctgagcccctgctgTTCCCTTGCAGAAGATGGACAGGAACGGCGACGGCGTGGTGACCTTTGA
- the KCNIP3 gene encoding calsenilin isoform X4 — MGIQGMELCAVAVVILLFIAVLKQFGILEPISVEDSGDVEVELSAVRHQPEGLEQLLAQTKFTKKELQSLYRGFKNECPSGLVDEETFKLIYSQFFPQGDASTYAHFLFDAFDADRNGALCFQDFVIGLSVLLRGTVHQKLKWAFNLYDINKDGYITKEEMLEIMKSIYDMMGRCTHPTLRDSAPAEHVELFFQKMDRNGDGVVTFEEFLETCQKDKDIMSSMQIFENAI; from the exons ATGGGCATCCAGGGCATGGAGCTGTGCGCCGTGGCCGTGGTCATCCTCCTCTTCATCGCCGTCCTCAAGCAGTTCGGCATCCTGGAGCCCATCTCCGTGGAAG ACAGCGGCGACGTCGAGGTGGAGCTCTCGGCCGTCCGGCACCAACccgaggggctggagcagctgctggcGCAGACCAAGTTCACCAAAAAGGAGCTGCAATCGCTCTACCGCGGCTTCAAGAAC GAGTGTCCCAGCGGCCTCGTGGACGAGGAGACCTTCAAGCTCATCTACTCGCAGTTCTTCCCCCAAGGCG ACGCCAGCACCTACGCGCACTTCTTGTTCGACGCCTTCGACGCCGACCGCAACGGGGCTCTCTGCTTCCAG GATTTTGTCATCGGCCTCTCCGTCTTGCTGCGGGGGACGGTGCACCAGAAGCTGAAGTGGGCTTTCAACCTCTACGATATTAATAAAGACGGCTACATCACCAAGGAG GAAATGCTGGAGATCATGAAGTCCATCTACGACATGATGGGGCGCTGCACCCACCCCACCCTGAGGGACAGCGCGCCCGCCGAGCACGTGGAGCTGTTCTTCCAG AAGATGGACAGGAACGGCGACGGCGTGGTGACCTTTGAGGAGTTCCTGGAGACGTGCCAGAAG GACAAGGACATCATGAGCTCCATGCAGATCTTCGAGAACGCGATCTAG
- the KCNIP3 gene encoding calsenilin isoform X3 produces MGIQGMELCAVAVVILLFIAVLKQFGILEPISVEDSGDVEVELSAVRHQPEGLEQLLAQTKFTKKELQSLYRGFKNECPSGLVDEETFKLIYSQFFPQGDASTYAHFLFDAFDADRNGALCFQDFVIGLSVLLRGTVHQKLKWAFNLYDINKDGYITKEEMLEIMKSIYDMMGRCTHPTLRDSAPAEHVELFFQKMDRNGDGVVTFEEFLETCQKVLCHWHHPPPHCQASGSET; encoded by the exons ATGGGCATCCAGGGCATGGAGCTGTGCGCCGTGGCCGTGGTCATCCTCCTCTTCATCGCCGTCCTCAAGCAGTTCGGCATCCTGGAGCCCATCTCCGTGGAAG ACAGCGGCGACGTCGAGGTGGAGCTCTCGGCCGTCCGGCACCAACccgaggggctggagcagctgctggcGCAGACCAAGTTCACCAAAAAGGAGCTGCAATCGCTCTACCGCGGCTTCAAGAAC GAGTGTCCCAGCGGCCTCGTGGACGAGGAGACCTTCAAGCTCATCTACTCGCAGTTCTTCCCCCAAGGCG ACGCCAGCACCTACGCGCACTTCTTGTTCGACGCCTTCGACGCCGACCGCAACGGGGCTCTCTGCTTCCAG GATTTTGTCATCGGCCTCTCCGTCTTGCTGCGGGGGACGGTGCACCAGAAGCTGAAGTGGGCTTTCAACCTCTACGATATTAATAAAGACGGCTACATCACCAAGGAG GAAATGCTGGAGATCATGAAGTCCATCTACGACATGATGGGGCGCTGCACCCACCCCACCCTGAGGGACAGCGCGCCCGCCGAGCACGTGGAGCTGTTCTTCCAG AAGATGGACAGGAACGGCGACGGCGTGGTGACCTTTGAGGAGTTCCTGGAGACGTGCCAGAAGGTACTTTGCCATTggcaccatcctcctcctcactgccAGGCCTCCGGCTCCGAGACATAA
- the KCNIP3 gene encoding calsenilin isoform X1, protein MGIQGMELCAVAVVILLFIAVLKQFGILEPISVEDSGDVEVELSAVRHQPEGLEQLLAQTKFTKKELQSLYRGFKNVSVGGTRPPPPPPPGPGRGGGFWWCQGSPGARSPPQECPSGLVDEETFKLIYSQFFPQGDASTYAHFLFDAFDADRNGALCFQDFVIGLSVLLRGTVHQKLKWAFNLYDINKDGYITKEEMLEIMKSIYDMMGRCTHPTLRDSAPAEHVELFFQKMDRNGDGVVTFEEFLETCQKDKDIMSSMQIFENAI, encoded by the exons ATGGGCATCCAGGGCATGGAGCTGTGCGCCGTGGCCGTGGTCATCCTCCTCTTCATCGCCGTCCTCAAGCAGTTCGGCATCCTGGAGCCCATCTCCGTGGAAG ACAGCGGCGACGTCGAGGTGGAGCTCTCGGCCGTCCGGCACCAACccgaggggctggagcagctgctggcGCAGACCAAGTTCACCAAAAAGGAGCTGCAATCGCTCTACCGCGGCTTCAAGAACGTGAGTGTCGGGGGgacccggccccccccccccccaccgccagggccggggcgggggggtgggttTTGGTGGTGCCAGGGTTCACCGGGCGCCCGCTCTCCTCCCCAGGAGTGTCCCAGCGGCCTCGTGGACGAGGAGACCTTCAAGCTCATCTACTCGCAGTTCTTCCCCCAAGGCG ACGCCAGCACCTACGCGCACTTCTTGTTCGACGCCTTCGACGCCGACCGCAACGGGGCTCTCTGCTTCCAG GATTTTGTCATCGGCCTCTCCGTCTTGCTGCGGGGGACGGTGCACCAGAAGCTGAAGTGGGCTTTCAACCTCTACGATATTAATAAAGACGGCTACATCACCAAGGAG GAAATGCTGGAGATCATGAAGTCCATCTACGACATGATGGGGCGCTGCACCCACCCCACCCTGAGGGACAGCGCGCCCGCCGAGCACGTGGAGCTGTTCTTCCAG AAGATGGACAGGAACGGCGACGGCGTGGTGACCTTTGAGGAGTTCCTGGAGACGTGCCAGAAG GACAAGGACATCATGAGCTCCATGCAGATCTTCGAGAACGCGATCTAG